In a genomic window of Pseudoalteromonas xiamenensis:
- a CDS encoding cytochrome b562 — MSNRFSQFCILFLLLIGSSFVYANGQTSELNETMKKIGFSYKQIMKAKTADEALDAISEMELLIEKSKALGFKPELKDKSFEGLNKVEKQLDELVPLLQAGELDKAKEHASKIDALRKEYHKLHEPPSFWELLFGK; from the coding sequence ATGTCAAATCGATTTTCTCAATTCTGCATTTTATTTTTATTACTCATCGGTTCTTCTTTTGTCTATGCGAATGGCCAAACGAGCGAGCTGAATGAAACCATGAAGAAAATTGGTTTCAGTTACAAACAAATCATGAAAGCCAAAACCGCCGATGAAGCGCTCGACGCAATTTCTGAAATGGAATTACTCATTGAAAAAAGTAAAGCGCTTGGCTTTAAACCTGAATTAAAAGATAAATCATTTGAAGGCTTAAATAAGGTAGAAAAACAGTTAGATGAATTAGTACCTTTGCTACAGGCTGGTGAACTTGATAAAGCAAAAGAGCACGCTTCGAAAATTGATGCGTTAAGAAAGGAATATCATAAATTGCACGAACCACCTAGTTTTTGGGAACTCTTATTCGGGAAGTAA
- a CDS encoding ABC transporter substrate-binding protein yields the protein MRSTMKFYAIFISSVLCLFSSLGIAQTSVTFINPGFVANNPTGPFWQNVSTVMEAAAKDLDIDLTIHYANRDHIQMKKLVLDALNESPDFLILVDEKSAVTKLLLSSPPSKTKIYFLLNTPTSVDLERLTRKGFNVVGSVIADNTHVGKALITSLLEKAKQSKGTILALYGDASTQASILRERGMLSVINRQYGLKLRERLYANWSELEAYRLIYGLAQRYPDLSIVWAANDAMAAGADRALKQLGIREKVAIGGINWDPQIEQLDISFGGHFMLGAYALIELINLQDQGSLVSPHKELPIFVPFNEDYQKLLHAIYLKRIDDINFRVFTNAADSTLPYNMDTIRTEFEKNF from the coding sequence ATGCGAAGTACAATGAAATTTTACGCGATTTTTATCAGTTCTGTTTTATGCTTGTTTAGTTCGCTTGGTATCGCTCAGACGTCAGTAACTTTTATCAATCCCGGATTTGTAGCCAACAACCCTACCGGTCCATTTTGGCAAAATGTTTCAACGGTAATGGAGGCGGCCGCAAAAGACCTCGATATCGATTTGACAATTCACTACGCCAATCGCGATCATATTCAAATGAAAAAGCTCGTGTTGGATGCGCTAAACGAGTCTCCTGACTTCTTAATTTTGGTAGATGAAAAATCTGCTGTCACTAAGTTGCTCTTATCAAGTCCGCCATCTAAGACGAAAATATATTTTTTGCTTAATACACCAACTAGTGTTGATTTAGAACGTCTCACACGAAAAGGTTTTAATGTGGTAGGTAGTGTAATTGCGGATAACACGCATGTTGGCAAAGCCCTTATCACGTCATTACTTGAGAAAGCCAAGCAATCTAAAGGAACAATACTTGCACTTTATGGTGACGCCTCGACACAAGCTTCTATATTAAGAGAACGAGGTATGTTGTCGGTTATCAACCGTCAATATGGGCTAAAACTGAGAGAGAGGCTATACGCTAATTGGTCTGAGCTCGAAGCCTACAGACTTATTTATGGTCTTGCGCAACGCTATCCAGATCTGAGCATTGTTTGGGCTGCCAACGATGCAATGGCTGCAGGCGCAGACAGAGCGCTAAAACAATTAGGAATTCGCGAAAAAGTTGCGATAGGCGGTATTAATTGGGATCCTCAGATAGAACAGTTAGACATCAGTTTCGGTGGACATTTTATGCTTGGAGCCTACGCGCTCATTGAGCTAATAAACCTACAAGATCAAGGTTCTCTTGTTTCACCTCACAAAGAGTTGCCCATTTTTGTACCATTTAACGAAGACTACCAAAAACTGCTTCATGCAATTTACCTTAAAAGAATTGACGACATTAATTTTAGAGTGTTTACCAACGCAGCAGACTCAACCCTTCCATATAATATGGACACGATTCGAACTGAATTCGAAAAAAACTTTTAG
- a CDS encoding S8 family serine peptidase: protein MKEQHRMINRSVLSGTIAAVLACAPAFQAMASDSHRVIVTMPTVTAQNARASTEQMFRTNVTTLANSINADVLNTLPSVNAVVLDLSLEQQQALLASGAAVNIEEDPKRFLMAETSPYGIAMTQANLVSDSLTGNRKVCIMDTGYTLGHEDLPNAGITGNDGYGSNDTGNWYHDGNGHGTHVAGTIAAIGGNSKGVIGVNPSGQLGLHIVKVFNDQGNWAYGSDLIKAIEQCEAAGANVTSMSLGGSGSSTAERQAFEQSYARGMLHIAAAGNSGNSSLSYPASYDAVVSVAAVDSNENKASFSQYNNQVEIAGPGVGVNSTWNNGGYKSISGTSMATPHVSGVAALVWSQFPECSNQQIRNALNASAKDKGAAGRDTSYGYGIVQAKAAVDYLTRNKCGDVQDPVVSDFTYAVQGLSVSFNNKSANATSYNWAFGDGEQSSQANPSHTYATSGNYTVTLTASSSEGSSKKSIVVTVKGGGDTGGCIGTSAWDANTTYQIGDRVSYNNFEYESIWWSRGAQPDIFSNVWKKGSKCN, encoded by the coding sequence ATGAAAGAACAACATCGAATGATTAACCGATCGGTTTTATCTGGCACTATTGCAGCAGTTCTCGCTTGTGCTCCTGCATTTCAAGCAATGGCATCAGATAGTCATAGAGTTATCGTTACAATGCCAACGGTTACAGCACAAAATGCGCGCGCTTCCACAGAGCAGATGTTCCGTACCAACGTTACTACGTTGGCAAATTCCATCAATGCGGATGTCTTAAACACCTTGCCAAGTGTAAATGCGGTTGTGCTGGATTTATCCCTTGAACAACAACAAGCTCTTCTTGCCAGTGGTGCAGCTGTTAATATTGAAGAAGATCCGAAACGCTTCTTGATGGCTGAGACGTCTCCCTATGGAATTGCAATGACTCAAGCTAATTTAGTCAGCGATTCACTCACTGGAAATCGTAAAGTCTGTATTATGGATACTGGTTACACGCTTGGACATGAAGATTTGCCAAATGCTGGAATTACGGGAAATGATGGCTATGGCTCAAATGATACGGGTAACTGGTATCATGACGGTAATGGCCACGGTACGCACGTAGCTGGGACAATCGCTGCAATTGGTGGTAATAGTAAAGGCGTAATTGGTGTAAACCCATCTGGTCAACTTGGTCTTCACATCGTAAAAGTATTTAACGATCAAGGCAATTGGGCGTATGGTTCTGATCTCATCAAAGCGATTGAACAATGTGAAGCTGCTGGCGCAAATGTTACTAGCATGAGCTTAGGCGGAAGTGGCAGCTCTACAGCGGAGCGCCAAGCATTTGAACAAAGCTATGCTCGAGGCATGTTGCATATTGCCGCAGCAGGCAACAGTGGTAATAGCAGTTTAAGTTACCCTGCGTCCTATGATGCTGTTGTTTCCGTCGCTGCTGTCGATAGCAACGAAAACAAAGCATCCTTCTCGCAATACAACAATCAAGTTGAAATCGCGGGTCCTGGGGTGGGTGTCAATTCGACTTGGAATAACGGTGGCTATAAGTCCATCAGCGGTACTTCAATGGCAACACCACATGTATCGGGCGTAGCAGCACTTGTTTGGAGCCAGTTTCCTGAGTGTTCGAATCAACAAATCCGAAATGCACTCAATGCTTCGGCGAAAGATAAAGGCGCCGCGGGTCGTGATACTTCTTATGGTTATGGGATTGTACAGGCCAAAGCCGCCGTTGACTATTTGACACGAAATAAGTGTGGAGACGTTCAAGACCCTGTTGTTTCTGATTTTACTTATGCAGTACAAGGTCTCTCCGTCAGCTTTAACAACAAATCAGCTAACGCAACAAGTTACAATTGGGCATTTGGAGATGGAGAACAAAGTTCTCAAGCAAATCCGTCACATACCTACGCAACGTCTGGCAACTATACCGTTACACTCACTGCTTCATCAAGTGAAGGCTCATCGAAAAAGTCGATCGTTGTGACCGTGAAAGGCGGAGGCGATACTGGTGGTTGTATCGGAACTAGCGCATGGGACGCAAATACAACATATCAAATTGGTGATCGTGTTTCATATAACAATTTTGAATACGAATCCATTTGGTGGTCACGCGGCGCTCAACCAGATATTTTCTCAAACGTTTGGAAGAAAGGCAGTAAGTGTAACTAA
- a CDS encoding DMT family transporter → MLYLLSSAFCWAAFDYIRKMLTKSFSAAELTVFFTLVALPLYVFYWIAQGAPEPVWADYLVPACLSGGLAALGSVQYLNALKRGDISKVIPVLCVTPVISGIAGWLVLNEALSWLDWCMVFLIAVGCAIMGTKSLNMRTSGFIPACITALSWGLCIVFDKVALQYATISFHLVFLSVCIVALNWFFLRPNLTIKQSEKLKMVFVGAGIFVGAIVFQLNALQEFHPGIVEATKRGLGVVSALAVGYWVLSEQITRKQLFLCFALVTCVCLLVIDN, encoded by the coding sequence TTGCTTTATTTGTTATCGAGCGCATTTTGTTGGGCTGCGTTTGACTATATTAGAAAGATGCTCACGAAAAGTTTTAGTGCAGCGGAGCTCACTGTATTTTTTACGTTGGTTGCACTGCCATTATATGTGTTCTATTGGATTGCTCAAGGTGCTCCAGAGCCTGTCTGGGCTGATTATCTTGTGCCAGCGTGCTTAAGTGGTGGGCTTGCAGCGCTTGGCAGTGTGCAATACCTAAATGCACTAAAACGAGGGGATATTTCTAAGGTTATTCCTGTTCTGTGTGTAACGCCGGTTATTTCCGGCATAGCAGGCTGGCTTGTGTTAAATGAGGCCCTTTCTTGGTTAGATTGGTGTATGGTCTTTCTTATTGCTGTAGGCTGTGCAATCATGGGGACAAAAAGCCTAAATATGCGGACGTCAGGCTTTATTCCCGCTTGTATAACAGCACTGAGCTGGGGGTTATGCATCGTATTTGATAAAGTTGCACTGCAATATGCGACGATCAGCTTTCATCTGGTTTTTTTATCTGTTTGTATAGTCGCTTTAAATTGGTTTTTCCTTCGGCCAAATCTAACCATCAAGCAAAGCGAAAAATTGAAGATGGTGTTTGTTGGCGCCGGCATTTTTGTTGGGGCGATCGTGTTTCAACTCAATGCGCTTCAGGAATTTCATCCTGGCATTGTGGAAGCAACCAAGCGCGGACTTGGTGTTGTTTCCGCGTTGGCGGTCGGGTATTGGGTATTGTCCGAACAAATTACGCGAAAACAGTTATTTTTGTGTTTTGCTTTAGTTACTTGCGTTTGTTTGTTGGTGATCGACAATTAG